The window AACTGCAGTGGCTCCTTCCAGAAATGTATCgaacaaaggtaaaaaaaaacattgaatgaACACAGGAATGTTGAACGGACTTATTTTTCTTCTGGAGGGATATTGTGAGAAATGAAATGAATTTTTGGTACTTACAAACTTGAGCTGTCTTGCAACAAGACAGGCTGTTTTGCATCAAAATAATATATTTGGCTGAGAGAACAATATTCCAATAGAAACTTCGTTTTAAATCGATTTTGGTGCTGACAATGTGAGTTAAGATCTCCTAGTCTATACAGACATAAGTAAAATGTGTTTTATATGTCAACCATTGTAAATTATAACTGTATGTTGTATATGCTATCACTGCTGTCGATGAATACCATAGAAATCACGTTTAAAACAATCTTTCTGTTTGAAAATGAAAATGGCtgtaaaaaatgtttttatttcatttttcacaGAATGCAGTAACTAAAAAGAGAAAGACTATGGTGAGACTAGAAATGTCGCACATTTGTAGGATCACTCTGGATGGGTTCGAAGGCCTGGATTCAACTCTGACTTTGTCCAGAGCAGTGACGTTGCACAAGTTGACTTAAAAGTCTAAAACTTGGTGATTTGCATCCTCCACTTGGACAAACATACTCTCCGTGCCTGGTAAAATTTAATCTGAGGCACTCAGGTCTTGAATGACCTCCTGAGAATTAAGAGTCGTGGAGCCTGAGAGAACTGGTCCTGATCCTCGGGGGATAATACAGCTCACTGTAAATGCTGCTCAGTTAAGCGAGATGTCAACTTGTTCGTTAGAAATAGCATGTTTCATGAGATCTGTTTACTGTTTCACTGGAGGATTGCCTTGTGTATAAGTTGAGTGTGTTTCAGTGCATTGACTCGTTTGGACTTTGTCTGCTTCCACCTGAAAATGCGAGTGCAGGCGCTTCCAATAGAAATTCTTTTTCCTGCTCTGGCCATTTTTGGAATTCCAGGTAAGTGATTAGAAGCCACTGTGACATTTTGCTTAACTGTTCTGTTTTAAGTTGAATCTTTGCAATTTGATATAGACTCCGAACTTAACACTTGCTTTCTGCTGAGTTTTCCTTTCTTTTAATTACCATTGATTTCGGTTTGAGTACAATTAGTCCTGACCTAGCTGACTGAATTGGAAACAACTGTGTTTGAAGTAACAAAATAAAATGGTAGAGGAGGTAAACAATTATTTTCCATCAGTCTTGCCGTTGGATGAAACTTTGAACATTCCAATAATACGAGGAGAGAGGTAGAGGGGGTAAGTCAGAAGAACATCATTAAAAGTTGAGTATTTCACGAATTGATATGGTTTATGGCAAATAACGCTTCTGCCTCTGAGGACTTACAACCTGGGATTCTGAAATAGGTAGGTGCAGAAATAATGTCTGCATTACTATTGTGGATAAGTTACACAGGCATGAAAAAGACTGTCAATGCATCACTCGTACTCAAAAGGAAGGACAGCAAAATGCGAGAAGGTAGATCAAATGAAAAAGTATTGGAAACTGGTAATTACGATGAGATAGCACAACATTCAGAAAATCTTAATGTCATCAAGTGGAATTTTACAGCCCATAGCAAACTGTATGGAAAGGCACATTttgagagggatacaaatgttTTCAGACATATATTGATAGATTATATAAATGGGCAAAATCTTGCAAATGGTGTATAATGTGGGAAGATGTCAAGTTGTTCATATGAGAAGGGAGAAAGAAACAACAGAGTTTTATTTACATGTTGACGTGCATCAGGAAGCAGGTACACAAAGGGAAATGGGGCCTTCggacatacctaaaaaaaacagaaaatgagcaAACAGGAACACCTTGTGATCAGGAAGGCGTGTGGAATTCTGGCCTCTTATTTCAAGAGAGTTGGAGTACAACagtagggatgtcttactgcaagtTCCAAGCAGCTCTGAGAATAGatttggaacactgtgagcaatttcgTTCAATAACAAAGGAAATCAATTTTCATGTGGCacaatttgtgggtggcacggtggcacagtggttagcactgctgcctcacggcgggttcaattcccgcctcaggtgaatgactgtgtggagtttgcacattctccatgtgtctgcgtgagtttcctccgggtgctctggtttcctcccacagtccaaaagtgtgcaggttagatgagttGGCCGCGCTAATTGGCCAGTAGTGTCAgttaaggggaaaatgtaggggactggttctgggttggtgcgcttcagcgggtcggtgtggttttgttgggctgaaggacctgttacCACgttataagtaatctaattcatACGAGGACAATTAGGATGATCATAGGTATGGAAAGACTGTCTTATGGTCGAAAATTCAACAGTTTCGGAGTCTACTGTTTAGAAGACTGAACAGTGATCCAATTGAGACGTATCAGATTCTTAAGGatattgacagggtaaatgctgagacgaTGTTCCACTCATGGGAGAGTGCTTTGGCTGTTTCTGCTTAAGCAGAAAATGGGATCATAAACAATTAGAACAGAAATTCTCGATCTCATTCTTGCATTCATTAAAATTAGTCTTCAATGGTGACAGTTTTTCTGCCTGGAAACCATAGCCTTCCACTCCTTTGTGTATCCAAATCTGTCTCTCTTAATCTTATACGCCAAGATCCCATTACCTTCAAGGGAACAGAATTGCACTCTCCAACCACTCTCTCAGAGAATAATACATTTCttacctctgtttgaaaaaggCAACAGTTTATTTTGATACCGTGTCCCCTCGTCGTAATCActgtagtggaaggaaaatatctTTTTTTGTGTTCCACTTTGTCTAGTCCCCAcaagatcttatatgtttcaatgtgatcaccttATATTCTTCCAGACTCGAAGGAAGATGGGCATAACCTCACTTCAGCCAACAAAACCTTAATCGCAGGATGTGGCAAATGATCCTTCTCTGAGTGGCTTCTAAAATAATGATATTTATTTTCttgaaatcaggagagcaaatgGTGCAAAGTGATGAGCAATTGAAATACCAGTCCTGAAATTGCCCTTTGATTATTTCCGTAGCACAGACAATGTATTGCGAATGAGATTTCACTGTTTTCCATTCAAGTTCAAGGCTAGCATTGCCAGCAGCACATCAGTCTTGTGTAATCCAAGACCTTCTCGCTGCACATCTCTGTGCATTTTGATCCAACTCACGATTTGATTTTCTTTACAGCGAACCTGATGACAGTGTTGATTCTTTCCCAAGGGAAGTGCGGCCTTTCCAAAGGAATCACTCACTACATGATTGCCATGGTAACAGGCGATCTGATGGTCCTTGTCTTCAACGTGATTGTGAGCCAGATCTTCAAGCATCATTTCCCGGGCTCACTGCTGAACTACACCCCCGCCTGCCGACTCAGTGCCTTCCTGCAAGGGCTCAGCATCCAACTCTCCATCTGGTTtaccatcgccttcacctttgaCCGCTTTGTAGCAATTTGCTGCAACAAATTGAAGGGGAGGTATTGCACTGAAAGAATGGCTAACGTGGTCATATTCATCGTAAGTTCTCTTACCATTCTGGTTAACATTCCCTTGTCTTTTCGCTATGAGCCCATTCAAGTTCTGAACAATGTACAGTGGGGCTGCCACACCGTCACTACTTACCTCACTTCACCAGTCTGGGCAGCTCACCGATGGCTCACCAACATCTCAAACATGTTCCTTCCTATTCCCCTGCTCCTGCTGTTGAATACTCTCACCGCTGCCCATATCCTCGCAGCCAGCAGGGTTCGTCGGGCTCTGAAGGACagcagaggaggtgctggagagaTGGGTAGAGACCCCGAGCTGAAGAGCAGGAGGACCTCCATCATTCTGCTCTTCACCATCTCAGGCTGCTTCATGGTGCTGTCGGCCCCCATCACTGTTATCCACATCTGTGTCGGTGTTACTCAGATTGTGGCTTTCCAAGGTTCAAGCTCACTCTTTGTGGCAATCAGGGCAGCGTTCCTGCTGATGTGCAccagctcctgtacaaacacttgTATTTATGCACTGACCCAGAGGAGATTCAGAGAGCAGGTGAAGAACTTGCTAAAATCTCCTTCTGCTCTACTCAGAAAGTTATGAAAATTATTTATATTGATGGGCGAGTTGGTGGTTCAATGATAACCTCACTGGGCCAGCATTCTAAAATCCAAACTCATGTCCTGGGGACATAGTTTGAAATTCCACCGAGGCAAGTGATGAATTTTACATGCAAATAGCGCGAGCCTAATGTTGATTATGTAGCCATTCATGATTAACATGCGTGAAAATTAATTGTCTTCAAACATTGATTGTCTTTTCGGCAAGAAACTCTGACCGCTTTTAAGCATGTCCACCATATATGTGATGTACGGTTCACAGTCCTGTCTATCTCAGAGCATTAGGATTGAGTCTTAGCCATCCTCTGGGAAAATGCCAACCTTGGCAGGGATGCCCACATTCTcaaatgaaaaaataaaataCGTCATTATTAATCTAGTGACTGATATTTCACTGTGTCTTTCGCGATGATAC of the Hemiscyllium ocellatum isolate sHemOce1 unplaced genomic scaffold, sHemOce1.pat.X.cur. scaffold_1874_pat_ctg1, whole genome shotgun sequence genome contains:
- the LOC132810753 gene encoding probable G-protein coupled receptor 139 produces the protein MRVQALPIEILFPALAIFGIPANLMTVLILSQGKCGLSKGITHYMIAMVTGDLMVLVFNVIVSQIFKHHFPGSLLNYTPACRLSAFLQGLSIQLSIWFTIAFTFDRFVAICCNKLKGRYCTERMANVVIFIVSSLTILVNIPLSFRYEPIQVLNNVQWGCHTVTTYLTSPVWAAHRWLTNISNMFLPIPLLLLLNTLTAAHILAASRVRRALKDSRGGAGEMGRDPELKSRRTSIILLFTISGCFMVLSAPITVIHICVGVTQIVAFQGSSSLFVAIRAAFLLMCTSSCTNTCIYALTQRRFREQVKNLLKSPSALLRKL